The Pseudonocardia broussonetiae DNA segment GGTGGCCATGCGGGTCAGCTCCGCACCCGCGTCGGCGTCACGGGTGAGGTTCTCCCCGGTCTCCGGGTCGAAGACGTGCACCTTGCGGCTGTCGAGCCAGAACTGGGCGTCGCGGCCCTCCCGGATGCGGCTGGTCGCGTCGATCGACACGATGGCCTGCGTCCGCAGCTGGTCGGAGTCGAGCTCGCGCGAGAGCTCCTTGAGCTTGAGGTTGACCTCCTCGGGCGCGTCGTAGGGGATGTAGGCGTACTGCGAGTCGCCGAGCCACTCGGTGACGTCGACGCGCGCGGTGAACACCGACCCCAGCGGGCGCTTCGCCTCGTCGACCAGCGAGGCGTCCTCGAAGTACTCCGGGCGGATGCCGACGAGCAGCAGGTCCTTGCCCTCGACGGCCTTCGCGCGCCGCTCGTCGAGCTCGATCCGCCCGAACGGGGTGTCCAGGCCGCCGCCCGAGACCGTCGCGGGCAGGAAGTTCATCGGCGGCGAGCCGATGAACCCGGCCACGAACAGGTTGACGGGCTGCTCGTAGAGCTCGCGCGGCGACGCGACCTGCTGGATGAGGCCCTTGCGCAGCACGCAGACCCGGTCGCCCAGCGTCATCGCCTCGGTCTGGTCGTGCGTGACGTAGACCGTGGTGATGCCCAGGCGCCGCTGCAGCCGCGCGATCTCCGTGCGCATCTGCCCGCGGAGCTTGGCGTCGAGGTTGGACAGCGGCTCGTCGAACAGGAACGCGTCGGCGGACCGGACGATCGCCCGGCCCATGGCGACGCGCTGGCGCTGCCCGCCCGAGAGGTTCGCCGGCTTGCGCTCCAGGTGCTCGTGGAGCTCCAGGACGTCGGCGGCCTCGGTGACGCGCCTGCGCACCTCGTCGTCGGGGGTGTTCTGCAGGCGCAGCGGGAACGCGATGTTCTCGTACACCGACAGGTGCGGGTAGAGCGCGTAGTTCTGGAACACCATCGACAGGTTGCGGTCGCGCGGCGCCTTGTCGTTGACGCGCGTGCCGCCGATGACCATGTCGCCGCTGGTGATGTCCTCCAGGCCGACGATCATCCGCAGCAGCGTGGACTTCCCGCAGCCGGACGGGCCGACGAGGATCATGAACTCGCCGTCGGCGATGTCCAGGCTGACGTCGTTGACGGCCGGGAAGCCGTCGCCGTACTTCTTGACGATGTTGCGCATCTCGATCGAAGCCATGACTTCTCCTAACCCTTGACCGCGCCGTTGGTGAGACCGGCGACGATGCGCCGTTGGAAGAACAGGACGAGGACGATGACCGGGATCGTGACGACCACGGCCGCCGCGGCGATGCCGCCCGTCGGGTCCTCGAACTGGGACGCGCCGGAGAACAGGCCGAGCGCGGCGGGCACGGGACGCGCCGCACTGGTCGAGGTCAGCGAGATCCCGTAGACGAAGTCGTTCCAGGCCAGGAAGAACGCGATGATCGCCGTGGTGAAGACGCCCGGCGCGGCCAGCGGCACGATCACCTTGCGGAACGCCTGCCAGGTGGTCGCCCCGTCGACCTGCGCGGCCTGCTCCATCTCCCAGGGGATCTCCCGGAAGAACGCCGACATCGTCCAGATCGAGATCGGCAGCGTCAGCGAGAGGTAGGGGATGATCAGGCCGGGCCAGGTGTCGTACAGCCCGATCTGGCGCCACAGGTTGAACAGCGGCGTGACGATCGAGATCACCGGGAAGATCGCCACGGCCAGCGCGGTGGACAGGATGATCCGCTTGCCGGGGAAGTCGAGCCGGGCGATCGCGTACGCCGCGAACATCGCGAGCAGGCACGACAGCGCCGTGGCGATCAGGCAGATGCCGAAGGAGTTGAGCAGGGCGGGCAGGAACAGCTCGCTCGCGTCCCCGGTGAGGATCAGCGCGTAGTTCTCCCAGGTGAAGACCGTCGGCAGGAACTGCCCGTTCGAGATGTCGGACGCCGACTTGAACGACAGCGACACGATCCAGGCGATCGGGAACAGGGCGTAGAGGATGATCCCGATACCGGCGACGATCCACCAGGTGCGTTCACGTGTGGACATCTACTTCTCCCCCCGGGCCTGCGACAGATCGACCTTGAACCCCTTGATGAACCCGAACGCGATGAGCACGACCGACAGGAACAGCAGCACCGACACCGCCGAGCCGAGCCCGATCTCGAGGCGGGCGATGGTCTGGCGGTAGGCCAGGAACGACACCGTCTCGGTGCCGTTGGCGCCCGCCGTCATGATGAAGACGCTGTCGAACACGCGGAACGCGTCGAGCGTGCGGAACAGCAGGGCCACCATGATCGCGGCCTTCATGTTCGGGATGGTGACCTTGCGCATCCGCTGCCACCACGTGGCGCCGTCGACCTGCGCGGCCTCCTGCAGCACGTCGGGCACCTGGGCCAGACCCGCGAGCAGCAGCAGCGAGATGAACGGCGTGGTCTTCCAGATCTCCGCGAGGCAGATGACCAGCAGCGAGGTGCCGGTCTGGCCGAACCAGTCGGTGTCGGCCGAGATGCCCGGGAGCCAGGCGAACCAGCTGTTGACGAACCCGGACGTCAGGTCGAACGCGAACTGCCAGGCGAACGCCGAGACGACCGTGATGATCGCGTAGGGCAGCAGGATCGCCGCCCGCAGGATCGGGCGCAGGCCCTTGAGCGCCTTGAGCATCACCAGCGCGAGCGCGAAGCCGAGCACCAGCTCGACGGCGACGGTGACGATCGTGATGAACGCGGTGACGCCGAACGCCTGCCACCACAGGGCGTCGGTGAGGACGACCCAGTAGTTGTGCAGGCCGACGAACGAGCGGTTGCCCGGGTCGGTGAGGCGGTAGGAGAACAGCGAGTCGTAGACCGCCTGGAAGATCGGGTAGGCGGTGACGAGCAGCATCACGGCGAACGCCGGGCCGGCGAGCATCCAGCCCAGGCGCCGCTCGGCGCGGATCCGGTCGGACAGCCCGGTCGGGCGGGCGGCCGGTTGCTCGACCGACGACCCCACGCCCGGAGGAACGGTGGTGGTCACAGGAGTTCCTCCCCGGACAGGACGGCTTGGATCAGGGCGGCGGCGTCGGGACCGGTCGCGGGGGACACCGCGGTCGGCGGGTGGTACTCGCGCTGCAGGCTGCCCGAGACCTCGCTGTAGTACGCGGTCTGCGGTCGGGGCTTGGCCTGCTGGAGCGACTGGGCGATGACCGGGGCCATCGGGAACTCGGCGATGACCTCCGGGTCCTCGAACACGGCGAGGCTGGCCGCCGGGTTGCCGTCGGAGATGAAGTAGGCCTTCTGGTTCTCGTCGGAGGTGATGCACTGGACGGCCTGGTAGGCGAGGTCCGGGTGGAGGCTGGACGCGCCGACACCCAGGTTGATCCCGCCGTAGGGCGGAGCGCTCGGCGTGCCCGCGTCGACCTCGGGGTAGACGGCCCAGCCGTAGTCGTCGACGACGGACTGCTCGAGCGTGCCCTCCTCGACGCCGCTCTTCGCGCGCCCCCAGACGAACGGCCAGTTGACCATGAACCCGGCGTCGCCGCTCTCGAAGGACGCCACGCTCTCGTCCTCGCCCGCGGTGGTGAACGCCGGACCGACGACACCGCTGTTGGCGACCCCGCTCATGACCTCGGCCGCACGCTGGCTCTGCGGGGTGTCGAGCCCGAGCTGGATGTCCTCGGGCTTGTCGGCGGTCTGCGTGATGACCGCACCACCCGCGGACTGGATCAGCGCGTTGAACCACACGACCAGCGACTCGGCGCGGCGGCCCTGCGCGGCGACCTGGGTCTGCTGGCCCTGCGCGGCGGTGACGAGCTGGTCCCACGTGACGGGCTGCGTCATGTCGAGGCCGGCGGCCTGCGCGATCGACTTCTTGTACCAGAGCAGCTGCGTGTTGGCCCAGAACGGGATGGTGACGAGCTGGTCGTTCCAGGTGGCCCCGTCGATGGCGCTCTGGGCGACGCCCTGGGTGGCCTCGGTGGCGATGTCCGGCGGCACCGGAGCGAGGAACCCCGCCTGTGCGAACTCCGGGATGTAGGGCGGGTCGAGGCTCATGATGTCGATCGAGGAGTCGCCGGCGGCGAGGCGTCGGACGAGCTGCTGGCGCTGCTCGGACGATTCGCGCGGCAGCGTCGACACGGCGATGTCGTAGGCGCCGCCCGCCTCGGCGGTGCAGGCGGCGGCGATCGAGGCCTGGCCGCCGGAGTCGGGGTTGATGTACCAGGTCAGGGTGGGTGGGCCGGTGTCGTCCGTGCCGCACCCGGCCAGGCCGCACAGGACGAGCGCGGCCGCCGCCACGGTGCCCAGGCGCCGCCGTCGTCGTTGACGCATGCTGCTCCTCCGATTCGAACCGTCGATCATGGGGTGGTGCTCGGCGCTGGGCCGACCGGTCGACGCGGGCTGCCCGGGAGCAGCCTGGACCCGGCGGGCGGCTTCGGCGAGTCGTGAACGGGTGGATGTCGCGGCCCTCGGTGCCACCGGTCAGCGGATGCGTCGGCGCGGGGACGGCGGTATAACTCACGTCCGGGGTGACGCAGCTCACTGGAGCGGAACAGGGGCGGTCCGGACGGATCGATCACCCACCTCTCCCGAAAGCGCTTCCAGTCCTGACTGTGACCGACCGTCGTATACCCTGTCAAGGCTGCAGAAACGTTATGAAAGCGCTTCCGGTAGGCCTACGATGGTGCGATGAGCGTCACCCTGGCCGACGTCGCGCGGCGGGCCGGTGTGTCTCCGGCGACCGCGTCGCGCGCGCTCGGCGGACGCCCGCACGTCGCGCCGGCCACCCGGTTGCGGGTGCACCGGGCGGCCGACGAGCTCCAGTTCGTCGTCTCACCGGAGGCGTCGCGCCTGGCGGGCGGGTCGGGCGGGCGGGTCGGCGTCGTGGTGCCGCACCTCGCGCAGTGGTCGTGCGGCGCCGTGCTGGAGGGGCTCGAGCCGGTGCTGCGCGGGGCCGGTGTCGACGTGCTGCTCTACGGCGTCGGCGACGCCGCGGCGCGCACCGCGTTCTTCGCCGACCTGCCCGCGCGGCGCCGCGTCGACGCGCTGGTCGTGCTCGGCACGGCGCTCGACGAGCACGAGCGGGGCCGCCTCGAACTGATGGCCGTGCCGGTCGTGGCGGCGGCCGCGACGGGCCGGCAGCCGGGCGTCCACGTCGACGAGCACGCCGCCGCGCGGCACGCCGTCGACCACCTGCTGCACCTGGGCCACCGGCGGATCGGGGCGGTCGCCGCGGCCGGGCCGCTCGACGGTGTGCTCGACGGGGCGCTCGAGGCGTTCGCGGCCGCCCACCGGGAGGCGCTGCGCGGTGCGGGCTTCCCGCACGAGGACCTGCTCGTGCGGGTGGGGCGGGGTGCGTCCGGCGCGGCCGAGGGCGCGGGGCGCCTGCTCGGGCTGCGCGAGCCGCCGACGGCGGTGGTCGCGTCCAGTGACGAGGTCGCGCTGGGGGTCGTGCGGACGCTGGGTCGGGCGCGGCTGCGCGTGCCCGACGACGTGTCGGTGGTCGGGCTCGGCGACCACCCGCTGGCCGAGGCGGCCGACCTCACCACGGTGTGCCGGCCGGTGCGCGAGCAGGGCGCGGAGGCGGCGCGGATGGTGCTCGCGGCGCTGGTGGACGGAGCCGTGCCGCCGTCGGTCGTCCTGCCCTCGCGGCTGGTGGTGCGGGGGAGCACGGCGCCGCCGCGGAGCGCCTGAGTCGGGCGGGGCGGGCCGGGCGATTGGGGCCGGGCGATTGGGGTCAGGCGCTCGGGGTCAGGCGGCGCGGGGGAGCGGCGGCGCCGGCGCGTGCCGCGTCGCGATCGTCATGCCCGCCTCGATGAGCCAGAGCTGCGCCCGCGTGCAGGTCGGGCAGATCCAGAAGACGCCGCCGTCCGGTTCGTGCTGGCTGCTCCAGGCGAGGTCGCCGGGCGTGTGGGGGAGGGCGCAGAGCGGGCAGGTGTCCATGCCCGTGGAGCCTGTCCTACGCGCTTTGCCGTGCTGTGAACCGAGCGCTAACACCACGGTGCGTGGACGTCCTACTACAGCGAGTGGAGGAACCGCTCGATGCGCACGAGCGCCTCCTCCAGCTGCGGCAGCGCCGTCGCGTAGGAGCAGCGGATGTGGCCCTCGCCGGAGGGCCCGAACACGTCGCCCGGTACGACGGCGACGCTCTCGGCGTGCAGCAGCCGCTCCGCGAACGTCTCGGAGTCGAGCCCCGACGAGCGGATCGAGGGAAAGGCGTAGAAGGCGCCGCCGGGCTCCGGGCAGTCGAGCCCGATCTCGCGCAGTCCCTTGACGAACACGCGCCGGCGCCGGTCGTAGTCGGCGACCATCGCGTCGACGTCGTCGTCGGGCCCCGACAGCGCCTCGACGGCAGCGAGCTGCGAGACGTGCGGTGCGCACAGCATCGTGTACTGGTGCACGCGCACGCACAGCTCGGCCACCGCCTGCGGCGCGCAGATCCAGCCGACCCGCCAGCCCGTCATCGCGTGCGCCTTGGAGAACCCGCCGAGCAGCACGGTGCGCTCGCGGGCACCGGGCAGCGTGCCCAGGCAGGTGTGCGCGCCGGTGTACGTGAGGCGGTCGTAGATCTCGTCGGAGATGAGGTAGAGGTCGTGCTCCTCCGCGAGGCGGACGAGCCGCTCGAGGGCCTCCCGGGGCTGCACGGCGCCGGTCGGGTTGGCGGGGGAGCCGATGAGGATCGCCTTCGTGCGCGGCGTGATCGCGGCGGCGACCACGTCGGCGTCGATCGCGAAGTCGTCCTCCCAGCGCGTCGGCACCCGCACCGGCGTGCCCCCGGCGAAGCCGACGCACGGCTCGTAGGCGACGTAGCAGGGCTCCGGGACGATCACCTCGTCGTCGGGGTTGAGCAGCACGCGCAGCACGAGGTCGAGGCCCTCGGAGACGCCCGTGGTGATGAGGCACTCCTCGCGCGGGTCGTAGCGCGCGCCGTAGCGGGAGGCGAGGTCGTCGCAGATGAGCTCGCGCAGCCTCGGCAGGCCCGCGTTGGAGGTGTAGGTGGTGAACCCGTGCTCCAGGGCGTAGATCCCGGCCTCGCGGATGCGCCAGGGCGTGACGAAGTCGGGCTCGCCGACGCCCAGGGAGATGACGTCGTCCATCTCGGCGGCGATGTCGAAGAACCGCCGGATGCCCGACGGGGGGCAGGCCGCGATGACGGTGTTGAGCGGCTTCACGGCGTGACCGGCAGCCGGTGGTCGGGCTCGGGCGCGCTGAACGAGTCGCCGTCGCGCTTGTAGGTCTTGAGCACGAAGTGCGTGGCGGTGGCGCGGACGCGGTCGATCGTGGACAGCTTCTGCGACACGAAGTCCGAGACCGCGCGGATCGTCCGGCCGTCGACGGTGCAGCGCAGGTCCTGGCTGCCCGAGACCAGGTAGACGCTGCGGACCTCGGGGAAGCGGGCGATGCGCTCGGCGACGTCGTCGAAGCCGACCCCGCGGGCCGGGGCCAGCGAGACGTCGATGAAGGCGGTGACGGTCTCGGCGGTGGGGTCGTCGGTGACGGCGTCCCAGTCGACGACGGCCTTGTAGCGGCGGATCGCGCCGGAGGCCTCCCAGGCCGCGACGGCGGCGCTCACCTCCGCGACGGGGATGCCCGTCATCGTGGCGATCGTGTCGTGGGAGAGCTGGGCGTCGCGCTCCAGGAGTTCGAGGATCTGCCGCACGGGCCGACCCTACGTCGCGGCGCGCGCGAGCCGGCGCACCGCCTCGTCGACCACCCCTTCGGGATGCGAGGCGTAGCAGCAGCGCAGGCTCGACGGCGCCGGCTCCGCGACCGCGAACGCGCTGCCGGGCACGAACCCGACACCGGCCTCGAGGGCGCGGGGCAGCAGCGCGGTGGTGTCGACGCCGGGCAGGTCGAGCCAGCAGAACATCCCGCCCGTCGGCACGGAGCAGCGCGCGCCGGGCAGGTGCTCCGCCACGGCGGCGGTGAACGCGCGCGCCCGGGCGGCGGTGGCGTCGCGGACGCCGGCGAGGTGGGCGTCGAACCAGGCGGCGTCGGCGACGAGCTCGGCCGCGACCGCCTGCGTCAGCGACGACGTGCACAGGTCCGTGCACTGCTTGAGCAGCTCCACGGCGGCGAGCACCTCGGGCGGCCCGGACAGCCAGCCCACCCGCAGCGCCGGGGCCAGCACCTTCGACGCGCTGCCCAGGCGCACGACCCGGTCGGAGTGCGCGGCGACGGGCACGGGCGGCGCGCCGTCGAAGGCGAGCAGGCCGTAGGGGTCGTCCTCGACGACGACGAACCCGTACCGCTCGGCCAGCTCCGCGAGCCGCACCCGCCGGGGCGCGGACAGGGTCACCCCGCGCGGGTTGTGGAAGCTCGCGACGGTGTGGACGAGCCGCGGGCGCAGGCCGT contains these protein-coding regions:
- a CDS encoding ABC transporter ATP-binding protein; amino-acid sequence: MASIEMRNIVKKYGDGFPAVNDVSLDIADGEFMILVGPSGCGKSTLLRMIVGLEDITSGDMVIGGTRVNDKAPRDRNLSMVFQNYALYPHLSVYENIAFPLRLQNTPDDEVRRRVTEAADVLELHEHLERKPANLSGGQRQRVAMGRAIVRSADAFLFDEPLSNLDAKLRGQMRTEIARLQRRLGITTVYVTHDQTEAMTLGDRVCVLRKGLIQQVASPRELYEQPVNLFVAGFIGSPPMNFLPATVSGGGLDTPFGRIELDERRAKAVEGKDLLLVGIRPEYFEDASLVDEAKRPLGSVFTARVDVTEWLGDSQYAYIPYDAPEEVNLKLKELSRELDSDQLRTQAIVSIDATSRIREGRDAQFWLDSRKVHVFDPETGENLTRDADAGAELTRMATEDRVEQVEQARHSAN
- a CDS encoding carbohydrate ABC transporter permease — translated: MSTRERTWWIVAGIGIILYALFPIAWIVSLSFKSASDISNGQFLPTVFTWENYALILTGDASELFLPALLNSFGICLIATALSCLLAMFAAYAIARLDFPGKRIILSTALAVAIFPVISIVTPLFNLWRQIGLYDTWPGLIIPYLSLTLPISIWTMSAFFREIPWEMEQAAQVDGATTWQAFRKVIVPLAAPGVFTTAIIAFFLAWNDFVYGISLTSTSAARPVPAALGLFSGASQFEDPTGGIAAAAVVVTIPVIVLVLFFQRRIVAGLTNGAVKG
- a CDS encoding carbohydrate ABC transporter permease, with the protein product MTTTVPPGVGSSVEQPAARPTGLSDRIRAERRLGWMLAGPAFAVMLLVTAYPIFQAVYDSLFSYRLTDPGNRSFVGLHNYWVVLTDALWWQAFGVTAFITIVTVAVELVLGFALALVMLKALKGLRPILRAAILLPYAIITVVSAFAWQFAFDLTSGFVNSWFAWLPGISADTDWFGQTGTSLLVICLAEIWKTTPFISLLLLAGLAQVPDVLQEAAQVDGATWWQRMRKVTIPNMKAAIMVALLFRTLDAFRVFDSVFIMTAGANGTETVSFLAYRQTIARLEIGLGSAVSVLLFLSVVLIAFGFIKGFKVDLSQARGEK
- a CDS encoding extracellular solute-binding protein: MRQRRRRRLGTVAAAALVLCGLAGCGTDDTGPPTLTWYINPDSGGQASIAAACTAEAGGAYDIAVSTLPRESSEQRQQLVRRLAAGDSSIDIMSLDPPYIPEFAQAGFLAPVPPDIATEATQGVAQSAIDGATWNDQLVTIPFWANTQLLWYKKSIAQAAGLDMTQPVTWDQLVTAAQGQQTQVAAQGRRAESLVVWFNALIQSAGGAVITQTADKPEDIQLGLDTPQSQRAAEVMSGVANSGVVGPAFTTAGEDESVASFESGDAGFMVNWPFVWGRAKSGVEEGTLEQSVVDDYGWAVYPEVDAGTPSAPPYGGINLGVGASSLHPDLAYQAVQCITSDENQKAYFISDGNPAASLAVFEDPEVIAEFPMAPVIAQSLQQAKPRPQTAYYSEVSGSLQREYHPPTAVSPATGPDAAALIQAVLSGEELL
- a CDS encoding LacI family DNA-binding transcriptional regulator — translated: MSVTLADVARRAGVSPATASRALGGRPHVAPATRLRVHRAADELQFVVSPEASRLAGGSGGRVGVVVPHLAQWSCGAVLEGLEPVLRGAGVDVLLYGVGDAAARTAFFADLPARRRVDALVVLGTALDEHERGRLELMAVPVVAAAATGRQPGVHVDEHAAARHAVDHLLHLGHRRIGAVAAAGPLDGVLDGALEAFAAAHREALRGAGFPHEDLLVRVGRGASGAAEGAGRLLGLREPPTAVVASSDEVALGVVRTLGRARLRVPDDVSVVGLGDHPLAEAADLTTVCRPVREQGAEAARMVLAALVDGAVPPSVVLPSRLVVRGSTAPPRSA
- a CDS encoding aminotransferase class I/II-fold pyridoxal phosphate-dependent enzyme → MKPLNTVIAACPPSGIRRFFDIAAEMDDVISLGVGEPDFVTPWRIREAGIYALEHGFTTYTSNAGLPRLRELICDDLASRYGARYDPREECLITTGVSEGLDLVLRVLLNPDDEVIVPEPCYVAYEPCVGFAGGTPVRVPTRWEDDFAIDADVVAAAITPRTKAILIGSPANPTGAVQPREALERLVRLAEEHDLYLISDEIYDRLTYTGAHTCLGTLPGARERTVLLGGFSKAHAMTGWRVGWICAPQAVAELCVRVHQYTMLCAPHVSQLAAVEALSGPDDDVDAMVADYDRRRRVFVKGLREIGLDCPEPGGAFYAFPSIRSSGLDSETFAERLLHAESVAVVPGDVFGPSGEGHIRCSYATALPQLEEALVRIERFLHSL
- a CDS encoding Lrp/AsnC family transcriptional regulator, with amino-acid sequence MRQILELLERDAQLSHDTIATMTGIPVAEVSAAVAAWEASGAIRRYKAVVDWDAVTDDPTAETVTAFIDVSLAPARGVGFDDVAERIARFPEVRSVYLVSGSQDLRCTVDGRTIRAVSDFVSQKLSTIDRVRATATHFVLKTYKRDGDSFSAPEPDHRLPVTP
- a CDS encoding PLP-dependent aminotransferase family protein; protein product: MHLSTATRSVRGSAIRDLLALTARPEVISLAGGLPAAELMPRARIAEAAAKALTDPRSVQYGETAGLPALRAVLAAHETGRCGREVADVVVTTGSQQALDLVARALLDAGDDVVVEEPAYVGALQVFQAAGARLHPVGLDADGMRVDDLERHLRDGLRPRLVHTVASFHNPRGVTLSAPRRVRLAELAERYGFVVVEDDPYGLLAFDGAPPVPVAAHSDRVVRLGSASKVLAPALRVGWLSGPPEVLAAVELLKQCTDLCTSSLTQAVAAELVADAAWFDAHLAGVRDATAARARAFTAAVAEHLPGARCSVPTGGMFCWLDLPGVDTTALLPRALEAGVGFVPGSAFAVAEPAPSSLRCCYASHPEGVVDEAVRRLARAAT